The DNA segment CCCGGAAACATTCTTGAAAGATATTTAACATTTACAGTATATTGTAGCTTTTAAACCTGTCGTGAAAATGCGTCGGGCTCGATTCTTACGTCCTGAAGATAAAAATTTTCTGACCGAAGTCGGATTTAAAAAGCGAGAGAACAACTAAAAACGTCCCTTCTGCTTTTGCTTTTTTTACGGCGCTTCTTAATTGAAAAAATTAAGAATTATCGGTCGACAATATATGACAACAGTTTGTTTATTCGTTCTGATTTACGCTACCCGCAAGGCGTAATAATTACGGATAAAGTTTCGAGTTGTCATGGGAGACATCAAAATGCCTCGCAAGCATTTCCCCGGCAGTGACGCTATAGTTTGCCTGCTCATCGCAACATCGAGTTGTAGCGCTTACGACTTGGCAGTAAGGCGGACCTCATCAGCACCTCCTGCGTCCGCTGCCGGGATGTCTCCTACAAATAGAAATAGAAGAGTGAAATAAAAAACAACTTCTGCTAGAGTGAGTTTTTATTTCAGTTCATTAATCCGGAGATGATATGTCGAATTGTTTATATATAGCGGCGACAGAAGCTCGTAGCGGTAAGTCCGCCATAGTGCTCGGAGTAATGCAGCTGTTGCTGACTCATGTACGTAAGGTTGCGATTTTCAGGCCTATTATTCACGACGATTTTGGCGGAGGGCGGGATCATGATATCGATTTAATTTTGCGCCATTTTAAACTCCCTCAAGAATATAAGACAACTTACGCCTACACCCAAAGTCAGGCGACTCGTATGCTTAATGATGGCAAGCATTCTTTATTAATGGAAAATATTCTTGGAAAGTTCAGAGATCTCCAGCAGCAATATGATTTTGTACTTTGCGAAGGTTCTGATTATCTGGGCGGAGAGGCCGCTGTTGAATTTGAGATAAATATGGACGTTGTGAGCAATCTCGGTTGTCCGGTGCTGGCAGTGCTTAACGGCATGAATAGTGAGGAAGATGAAATCTGTGATTTGTCTCAGCGGACATTTGAATTGTTTAAAGAAAAGGGGTTGGACGTCATCGCTGTTATGATCAACAGGGCGGAGAAGAAGTTTTCCAGTGATTTGGTTGATAGGATTAAATCTGGTTTTAGTAGTGATAATAAACCTCTTGTCTATATAATTCCTGACGACAAACGACTTGGAAATCCAACTGTAAAAGATGTTCTGACATGGCTTGATTGTAGAGTTTTGTACGGTGCAGACAGATTGGAAACACCTGTAAATGATTACGTTGTTGCCGCGATGCAGATTGAGAATTTTTTGAAGTATGTGAGCGAGGGAAGTCTCATTATTACCCCTGGAGACCGTTCGGATATAATCCTTGCAAGTCTGGCTTCGCGCCTTTCTGATGTCTACCCCAAGATTGCCGGTATTCTGTTGACAGGTGGTATACAGCCGGCAACAACCGTGCATCATTTGATAGAAGGCTGGAAAGGCGTTCCTATACCTATTCTTATTGTTCCAGATCATACTTATAGAACCGCGCAAATCCTGCAAGGTTTACACGGAACCATTGATCCTGAAAATAAAGTTAAGGTTTTATCTGCACTTGGACTTTTTGAAACATGTGTAGATTCGCATGAATTGCAACATAAACTGGTTTCAACAACATCTTCAAGAATTACTCCATTCATGTTTGAGCATACGTTGCTTCATAAAGCCCGTGAGAAAAAGCAGCATATTGTTTTACCGGAAGGAACAAGTGAAAGGATTTTAAGAGCTGCGGATATTTTGAAACGCAGAGATGTTGTGGATCTAACTCTGCTCGGCAACGAAGATGAAGTACGGCAGATTGCGTCCAACCTTGATATCAGTCTTAAGGGCATAAATGTTATTGATCCGGTTAAATCAGAGTATTTTGAGAAGTTTGTGGATGATTATTACGAGCTTCGTAAGCACAAATGTATCATGAAAGAGGATGCTCGTGACCGCATGAGCGACCCGACATATTTTGGAACAATGATGGTCTGGAAAGGCATAGCAGGCGGTATGGTTTCTGGGTCGATTACTACAACAGCGCAAACGATTAAACCCGCGTTTGAATTTGTTAAAACAAAGCCCGGTGTATCAATTGTTTCAAGCGTTTTCCTCATGTGCCAGAATGATCAGGTTATGGTTTATGGAGATTGCGCTGTAAATCCGAATCCCAATGCTCAGGAGCTGGCTGAGATTGCGATCAGCTCAGCTGAGACTGCGAAAATTTTCAGTGTTGAACCGAGGGTGGCAATGCTTTCGTATTCAACAGGTGTTTCAGGCAAAGGCAAAGATGTCGATAAGGTGATGGAAGCTACTGAAATTGTTCGTGCAAAAGCACCCTGGTTGGCCGTGGAAGGGCCTCTCCAGTATGATGCGGCAATTGATCCCGATGTTGCAGCAGAACTTATGCCGAACAGCGCAGTTGCGGGAAAGGCTACTGTATTAATTTTCCCTGATCTCAATACAGGTAACAATACTTATAAGGCTGTTCAAAGATCGGTACCCGATTCAGTTGCTATAGGCCCGATACTGCAGGGGCTTAAAAAGCCTGTTAATGATTTAAGCAGAGGGTGTCAGGTTCGCGATATTGTAAATACTGTAGCGATTACGGCTATTCAAGCTCAAGCTGAGGAGGAGGCTGGCCAGAGTGTGAAAGTATCAGTCTAGTGTTGCAACAAGTTTTATAAGTTAAATTTAATTCGGTTGCGTCAGTTCGGAATTGTGGTATGTTGATAATAATCGGTTGTGCCCTTATTTTACGGGTAGGCAAGCGGTATACACATATGCTAAGATGCGTCCCTGCACGCCTTCCCAACCAAAAGACACGGAGAAAGTATAATGGCTAAAAAAATGAAAACTATGGATGGCAACCAAGCCGCTTCATACGTAGCATATGCTATGTGCGAAACCGCAGCTATCTATCCGATCACTCCCTCCTCACCTATGGCTGAATTCGCTGATGAATGGGCCCTTAAGGGAGTAGAAAATATTTTCGGAACCACGATGGAAGTTCGCGAACTGCAATCAGAAGGCGGAGCCGCTGGAGCTCTTCATGGTGCTCTAGCAGCTGGGAACCTTTCTTGTACGTTCACAGCTTCTCAGGGTCTTCTTCTGATGATTCCTAACATGTATAAGATTGCCGGTGAGCTTCTCCCCACAGTCTTTCATGTTTCAGCTCGCGCTTTAGCGGGCCACGCTCTTTCCATTTTCGGTGATCATCAGGACGTAATGGCCTGTCGTCAGACCGGATTTGCAATGCTGGCTTCCAACTCTGTTCAGGAAAGTCTCGATCTTGCGCTTGTATCACATCTTGCAACTGTCGAATCAGACATTCCGTTTATTCATTTCTTTGATGGTTTCAGAACTTCTCATGAAATTCAGAAAGTCGAACTTATCGACTATGAAGATATGGCAAAAGCCCTTAACTGGGAAAAAGTCAGAGACTTCCGTGATCGCGCACTGAATCCTGAACATCCTCACACCAGAGGAACTGCTCAGAATCCGGATATTTATTTCCAGGCTCTTGAATCAATCAATCCTTATAGAGATGCAGTTCCTGGTCACGTTGAAGATGCAATGAAAAAAGTGGCGGATATCACCGGTCGCGAATACAAATTATTCGACTATGTTGGTGATCCTGAAGCTGAAGATATTATCATCGCTATGGGTTCCGGTTGTGAAGCCATTGAAGAAACCATCACAAGGCTGAATGCACAGGGTGAAAGACTTGGACTTGTAAAAGTCAGACTTTTCCGTCCGTTCTCAATGGAACATCTGGGACGCGCATTACCTGCAACTACTCAGCAGATTACTGTTCTCGACCGCACCAAAGAAGGCGGCGCTATCGGTGATCCTCTGTATCTTGATGTTTGTACTGCTCTCAGAGAAATGAATATTGATCTTCCTGTTCACGCTGGTCGTTACGGCCTCGGTTCCAAGGAATTTACTCCTTCCATGGTCAAGGCTATCTACGACAACATGAAGGCTCTTGCTCCAAGACATCACTTCACTGTCGGTATCAATGATGATGTTTCCCGCCTTTCTCTTGAAGTCGGCCCGAATCTGGACGTTACTCCTGAAGGCACTGTTCAGTGTAAGTTCTGGGGTCTCGGTTCCGATGGAACTGTCGGTGCAAATAAACAGGCAATTAAAATTATCGGTGATAAAACCGATATGTTTGCTCAGGGTTATTTTGCTTATGATTCCAAGAAATCAGGTGGTATCACTGTATCGCATCTGCGTTTTGGTGATAATCCTATTAAATCAACATATCTTGTTGAAATATCAGATTTCATAGCTTGTCATAATCCAAGTTACGTAAAACTTTACGATCTGCTTGACGGAATTCGTGCCGACGGAACATTCCTGCTGAATACCAGCATGGGACTTGAAGAACTGGAAGCAGAATTGCCCGCAAAGCTTCGCCGCAAAATTGCTGAGAACAATCTTAAGTTCTACACAATTGATGCAGTTAAGATTGCAGGTGCAGTCGGTCTTGGCGGCCGCATCAATATGATCATGCAGACAGCATTCTTTAAATTAGCAAAAGTTATTCCTTTCGCGGATGCAGTTGCTTACCTTAAAGAGTCAATTAAAGCAGCATACGGTAAAAAGGGCGATAAAATCGTCAATATGAATAATTCCGCTGTTGATGAAGCTGAAGCTAACATCAACGAAATAAAATATCCTGAGTCATGGGCAACAGCTGTAGATGCGCAGGACGAAGAAGTTTTCGAGCCTGAATTCATCACAAATGTTGTTAACCCCATCCTTGCTCAGAAAGGTGACAAATTACCTGTCAGCGCATTTTCTCCAGACGGACGTTTCCCAATGGGAACCAGCCGTTTTGAAAAACGCGGTGTAGCAATTCTGGTTCCTGAATGGATCAAAGAAAATTGTATCCAGTGTAACCAGTGTTCATTCGTCTGTCCGCACAGTGCCTTACGCGCCGTGCTTGTCAACGAAGAAGAAAAATCAATTGCTCCTGATAGTTTTGAAACTGTTGAAGCCAAGGGTAAAGGATTTGATGGTCTGCAGTATCGTATGCAAGTCAACTCCCTTGATTGCCAGGGTTGCGGAAACTGCGCGGACATTTGTCCTGCGAAAGAAAAAGCTCTGGTTATGAAACCTATCGCTTCTCAGACAGAGGTTCAGGTTCCTAACTATGACTTCTCTGAGATTGTCTCCTTTAAGGATGACATTCTGCCTCGCACAACTGTTAAGGGCAGCCAGTTTCAGCAGTCTTTGATGGAATTCTCCGGTGCCTGCGCAGGTTGTGGTGAAACTCCATATGCAAAGGTTCTGACCCAGCTCTTCGGTGAGCGCATGATTATCGCCAACGCAACAGGTTGCTCTTCTATCTGGGCCGCATCGGCTCCTTCCACTGCATATTGCGAGAATATGGAAGGCCACGGACCAGCATGGGGTAACTCTTTATTTGAAGATGCCGCAGAATATGGTTTCGGTATGGAAATGGCTGTTTCCAATCGTCGTAACCGTCTGGTTGTGCTCATGAAGCAGGCTATGGAAGGCGATATCAGTTCAGACTTGCGCGAAGCCATGACAGGCTGGATTGAAAATAAAGATGATGCTCAGAAATCACTTGAATACGGTGACAAACTTCGTGACTTTCTTGCAGTTGAAGCTGATTGCAGTGATCTGCTTTGCGAAATTGAAGAGCAGGAAGATATCTTCACCAAGAAGTCAGTATGGTGCTTCGGTGGTGACGGATGGGCATATGACATCGGTTTCGGCGGTCTTGACCACGTTCTTGCTTCCGGCAAGGATATCAACGTACTGGTAATGGATACCGAAGTGTATTCCAACACTGGTGGTCAGGCTTCTAAAGCGACTCCACTCGGGTCTATCGCTAAGTTTGCAGCCGGTGGCAAGCTGACTGCCAAGAAAGATCTTGGACGTATGATGATGACTTACGGTTACGTCTACGTAGCATCCGTATCCATGGGTGCTAACAAGAATCAGGTAATGAAAGCATTCCTTGAAGCGGAATCCTACCCCGGACCATCCCTTGTTATCGCATACGCACCTTGTATCAATCAGGGAATCAAGAAGGGTATGGGTAAAACTCAATACGAAGGTAAACTTGCTGTTGATTCCGGTTATTGGCCTCTTTACAGGTTTGACCCACGCCGCGCTGAAAATGGTGAGAATCCTCTTATTCTTGAATACAAGAACCCAGATGGAACTCTTCAGGAATTCCTGTCCGGAGAAAATCGCTACGCAATGCTCGAGCGCATGATGCCCGAGACTTCCAAGACATTGCGTTCTGGAATTGAAAAGGATTGTTTGCAGAGATATAAACTTCTCAAGCAGCTTTCCGAACTTGATTATTCATTTGATGAACCAGCTGAATAGTCTCAGTACATTATGAATTAAAAAGCCCCCGGATTCGTTAAGTCGAATTCGGGGGCTTCCTAATGGCAAAGAAACCAAGTTTTGAGGCTTGTTTATGCTGAATTTTTCTTAAGCATAGTAAGTTCAGATTGAAGCAGGGCTAATTCTGATTGTTTCATTTTTAAAGATTCAGCAGCTTTTTCATCAGTGGAAGATTTTGCTCTGAGTTCTTGAATTTCAGTTTCTTTTTCTTCAATTTCTTTTTCTTTTTCGGCTATTTTATCAGAGCTTGCAGTTGAACCTTGGGCTGCTTCGCCTCCTTTAGCTCCGCCGGATTTTTGGGCTCCTTCTGGAGGTGGTCCTTCCCCTTTACCCTCTGGCGGACCCTCACCGTTTCCTCCGGGGGAAGGAGGCATGTCCTCAACTTTGGATGGATCAAGTCCGTGATCTTTAGCAAATTCATCCATGGTTCCTTTCAAGTCTTCTTTCTGCTTGTCAGAAAGCTCAGAAGGATCGTCTGCTCCGTATTCATCAAGTTTTGATTTGAACAAAGTCATAGCTTCTGCGGAAATGGTAACAGTGTCTCCGGATTTCATTTTAGTTTGGATTAATTCTTCATCCTCAATTTGTTTTTGCTTAACAACTTGACCAGTGTCTAAAACACCATTAGCCATGCTGCCATCCAGTGATGAAATTCCAACCATGAAAACCTCCTTTTTTAGAATATAAAAAGTTGTAGATGATGTTTTTAAGCAAGTTTATGACCAAGTTGTATTAAGAATTATAAAGCTGAATAAAGTTAAAAAAATAAGCTTAAGCAGTCTTTACTTTTCTATATGATTTCAGTGAGAAGTAGTGTGGAATACTTTTTGTCGATGTGTGGAAGATATGAAATAGTAATATTTCAATATATATAGCTAAATTTAGTGAATATTAAAAAAACCGCCTCGGTTGAGGCGGTTTTTAACGTAATTTATTTGTCAAACAATAAAATTTAATTGTTACTAGCCGCGGCCCTTAGTTTTTGTTTTACCAGGCTTGGCGTTTTTTTCAATGTAAGCGATGAGTTTTCCAGCGACATCTTTTCCGGTAGTTTTTTCTATACCTTCCAGTCCAGGGGAGGAATTTACTTCCATAACAACCGGGCCGTGTTTTGAGCGCAGTATATCAACTCCGCAAAAGCCCAGACCCATAATTTTGGCACTGCGCACAGCTGTTGAACGTTCTTCAGGAGTAATACTGATAAGTGAAGCTGTTCCCCCCTGATGAAGGTTGGATCTAAAGTCTCCTTCGCGGCCTTGACGCTTCATGGAAGCAATGACTTTATCACCTATGATCAGGCAACGGATGTCAGAACCGGATGCTTCGGCGATGAATTCCTGCACTAAAATATTGGCTTTTAATCCCTTGAAAGCTTCAATGATACTTGCAGCGGTGTTTTTTGTTTCCGCCAAAACAACACCTTTGCCTTGAGTTCCTTCTAAAAGCTTAATGACCAACGGCGCACCGCCTACGATGTTGACAAGGTCATCAGTATATTTTGTGGAATGAGCGAAAGCTGTTACCGGCAGTCCGATTCCTTTTCTCGCTAGAAGTTGCAGACTTCTTAGTTTGTCGCGTGATCGGGTTATAGCTACTGACTCATTTACACAGTAAATTCCCATCATTTCGAACTGGCGGACGACTGCACAACCGTAAAAGGTGATAGAGGCCCCGATACGCGGGATTATTGCATCAAATCCCTCAAGCTTTTCCCCTTTGTAGAGGATGCTGGGATTATGCGAGGTTATATTCATATAGCAACGCAAGGGATTTATTACATGGACTTCATGACCTCGTTCTTCGCAGGAGCGAACAAGGGAAGACGTCGAGTAAAGTTCTTTTTTGCGTGAAAGAATGCCAATTTTCATATCATTCTCCGGAAACGGATTTCTTTTTATGCACAGCGGCCAAATCTTTTCCCAAAATATAGGAACGATGAGGATCAACCACAAATATTTGTGTCATAGCAGTGCGTCCCAGAAGCATTCTGAACTTCATGGTATCGCGGTTGGTTAATGTAACTTCTATATTCCAGGTACGGTGGCCCATAGTGATCGGGGTCATGATGACAGTCCGTTTTTCAACACCTCCACCGGAATTAGTCACGCGGCGAATGTCTACTACAGGGGCTTCACAGAATAATTCGATGTCTCTTCTTCTTTGCGCAGGATGGATGCCGAAACGAATCCAGCGATTACCTTCCCGCTCGAAGATCTCTTGTTGAAAAGAATGCAGGCAGGATGTTTTTGCGCCCGTATCAACTTTGGCCTTAATTGCAGGGATTCCCAGTTCCGGGAAACTGGCCCATTCCCGCCAGCCAATGATCGTTCTGCCATATACTGTCTCTGGTCGCTTCACTCTGTGCTCCTGTTTTGTCGTTCAAGCGCATATTTAATAGATGAATGGACAGTTTATCAATTTTAAATGTATTTCAGCAAACAATATTAATAAAGCTTGAAAGTCAGAACGAGGAAGTGGATAAAGCTCGTTGTCTTAAAATGCAAGAGAAATATATAAGGCTCATTAATCGTGTTTTTGCTGACTTTAGGCGACAACATGCATATGCACATTAAAGGAGAGAATGTTTGATATGATTACAGCAAATTCCCCGCTGGATGAAAAAGTAGCAGATACTGCCTCTAAAATGAAAACTGTTTTACTTGAGCATGACCCGTCAAAAATTGCGGTTGCATGGACTGGCGGAAAAGATTCCACAGTCGTTCTTGCCATATGGCGCGAAGTTCTTAAGGCTGAAGGACTGTTTAATCCTTTATCTTTTTCTATTGATACAGGTGTTAAGTTCCCTGAGGTTATGGCATTCAGAGATCGCTTGGCGCAAGAGTGGGACATTGATTTAAAAGTGCTTCGTCCTGAAGTGAATATAAAAACATACCCTGTAGCAAAAGATACAGTTTCCTGCTGCCGCGATTTAAAAATAAAGCCGCTTCAAAAAGCGTTGGCAGAATATGACATTCAGGTTTTAATCACCGGGATCCGGCGTGATGAGCATCCGAGCAGGTCAACTAGAGAGGCTTTTGAAAAGCGGGAAAATCCAGATCATATTTTACTTAATCCTATTCTCGAGTGGACAGAGATGGATATATGGTCCTTTATTACTATGCACGCAATTCCCTATTGTGAACTTTACGATCAAGGATATAGATCGCTTGGATGCCAGCCTTGCACCGTATTGGGCGATGGCGGGAGCGAACGGCAGGGACGAAGTGAAGATAAAGAAAAAAATCTGGAATTACTAACATCACTGGGATATTTCTAATGAAAATTAATTTTTGTGACGCAACATATGAAGTAGATAGCTCGTGGGACTCTTTTTTTACTACTGAAAAGCTGATTTTGCTTAAATATATCGAGTTTGCGGTGGGGACTAATTTTACTCCTCCGGCTGAGAGGGTGTTGCGTTTTACGCAAGTGAATCTCGATAAGGTTCGGGTCGTTATTATCGGACAAGACCCATATCCACAGCCCGGAGTTGCTACAGGACGTTCGTTTGAAGTCGGGAATATTGACCATTGGGCAGATCTTAAGCGAAATGCGTCATTGATGAATATGCTTAAGCTGTTTCATAAAAATTATACCGGAGCATCTGAGATCGGTGCTATCAGTAAGGTCCGTGAAGATATTGATGCCGGACTTTTTCCCATCCTTCCGCCGACTGAATTATTCACTCATTTCGAAGAGCAGGGCGTATTAATGCTCAATGCCGCTTTTACCTGTGAAATTGATAATTCAGGTAGCCATACTGAGAAGTGGCAACATTTTTCCACAGAATTATTGACTTTTATCAGTGATAAAAAGCCGCAAGCAAAATGGTTCCTCTGGGGAAAAGATGCTCAAGAATTTTGTTCGTTTGTGCCGGACTCTCAAAAACTTACAAGTTATCATCCCCGCCTGTTCGATCAAAAAGAAGGTTCATTCATAAAGGAAAATCATTTCGCAAAATGCCCAGAAATAAACTGGGTCGAATGATTTTTAAATCTTTAAAAGAATTTTCTTTTTAAGTACGCTTCTTTAATTAAAAAGTTTTGGGATTCTTAAACCCTTTTCCCAAAAGGGTTTAAGCTGCCGGAGGCCATTCTTTTCTTAGTACTGGCTATGGTTGGCTCCGTGGCTGATATATATTATGCTCCTGCTCACGCATTTTTAGTTAATCGCGATAATTGAATAAATCAGGTGAAAAATGATCAATAGAAAAAAGACTCGTGAACTGTTCATAGGGAACGTGGGAATCGGCGGAGACAATCCTATCCGTGTTCAGTCCATGTGTAATACCGATACTCGTAACGTGCTTACTACCGGAACGCAGATCAATGCTCTGGCAGAGGCGGGTTGTGAGATTGTGCGGGTAGCTGTGCCGGACGAAGAAGCGGCCGCCGCTTTGGTGGAAATTCGTAAGAATTCTCCTGTCCCATTGATTGCGGATATTCATTTTGACTATCGTCTTGCCCTTGCTGCGAT comes from the Maridesulfovibrio ferrireducens genome and includes:
- the rimK gene encoding 30S ribosomal protein S6--L-glutamate ligase; translation: MKIGILSRKKELYSTSSLVRSCEERGHEVHVINPLRCYMNITSHNPSILYKGEKLEGFDAIIPRIGASITFYGCAVVRQFEMMGIYCVNESVAITRSRDKLRSLQLLARKGIGLPVTAFAHSTKYTDDLVNIVGGAPLVIKLLEGTQGKGVVLAETKNTAASIIEAFKGLKANILVQEFIAEASGSDIRCLIIGDKVIASMKRQGREGDFRSNLHQGGTASLISITPEERSTAVRSAKIMGLGFCGVDILRSKHGPVVMEVNSSPGLEGIEKTTGKDVAGKLIAYIEKNAKPGKTKTKGRG
- the pta gene encoding phosphate acetyltransferase gives rise to the protein MSNCLYIAATEARSGKSAIVLGVMQLLLTHVRKVAIFRPIIHDDFGGGRDHDIDLILRHFKLPQEYKTTYAYTQSQATRMLNDGKHSLLMENILGKFRDLQQQYDFVLCEGSDYLGGEAAVEFEINMDVVSNLGCPVLAVLNGMNSEEDEICDLSQRTFELFKEKGLDVIAVMINRAEKKFSSDLVDRIKSGFSSDNKPLVYIIPDDKRLGNPTVKDVLTWLDCRVLYGADRLETPVNDYVVAAMQIENFLKYVSEGSLIITPGDRSDIILASLASRLSDVYPKIAGILLTGGIQPATTVHHLIEGWKGVPIPILIVPDHTYRTAQILQGLHGTIDPENKVKVLSALGLFETCVDSHELQHKLVSTTSSRITPFMFEHTLLHKAREKKQHIVLPEGTSERILRAADILKRRDVVDLTLLGNEDEVRQIASNLDISLKGINVIDPVKSEYFEKFVDDYYELRKHKCIMKEDARDRMSDPTYFGTMMVWKGIAGGMVSGSITTTAQTIKPAFEFVKTKPGVSIVSSVFLMCQNDQVMVYGDCAVNPNPNAQELAEIAISSAETAKIFSVEPRVAMLSYSTGVSGKGKDVDKVMEATEIVRAKAPWLAVEGPLQYDAAIDPDVAAELMPNSAVAGKATVLIFPDLNTGNNTYKAVQRSVPDSVAIGPILQGLKKPVNDLSRGCQVRDIVNTVAITAIQAQAEEEAGQSVKVSV
- a CDS encoding uracil-DNA glycosylase; amino-acid sequence: MKINFCDATYEVDSSWDSFFTTEKLILLKYIEFAVGTNFTPPAERVLRFTQVNLDKVRVVIIGQDPYPQPGVATGRSFEVGNIDHWADLKRNASLMNMLKLFHKNYTGASEIGAISKVREDIDAGLFPILPPTELFTHFEEQGVLMLNAAFTCEIDNSGSHTEKWQHFSTELLTFISDKKPQAKWFLWGKDAQEFCSFVPDSQKLTSYHPRLFDQKEGSFIKENHFAKCPEINWVE
- a CDS encoding phosphoadenosine phosphosulfate reductase family protein; the protein is MITANSPLDEKVADTASKMKTVLLEHDPSKIAVAWTGGKDSTVVLAIWREVLKAEGLFNPLSFSIDTGVKFPEVMAFRDRLAQEWDIDLKVLRPEVNIKTYPVAKDTVSCCRDLKIKPLQKALAEYDIQVLITGIRRDEHPSRSTREAFEKRENPDHILLNPILEWTEMDIWSFITMHAIPYCELYDQGYRSLGCQPCTVLGDGGSERQGRSEDKEKNLELLTSLGYF
- the nifJ gene encoding pyruvate:ferredoxin (flavodoxin) oxidoreductase, whose translation is MAKKMKTMDGNQAASYVAYAMCETAAIYPITPSSPMAEFADEWALKGVENIFGTTMEVRELQSEGGAAGALHGALAAGNLSCTFTASQGLLLMIPNMYKIAGELLPTVFHVSARALAGHALSIFGDHQDVMACRQTGFAMLASNSVQESLDLALVSHLATVESDIPFIHFFDGFRTSHEIQKVELIDYEDMAKALNWEKVRDFRDRALNPEHPHTRGTAQNPDIYFQALESINPYRDAVPGHVEDAMKKVADITGREYKLFDYVGDPEAEDIIIAMGSGCEAIEETITRLNAQGERLGLVKVRLFRPFSMEHLGRALPATTQQITVLDRTKEGGAIGDPLYLDVCTALREMNIDLPVHAGRYGLGSKEFTPSMVKAIYDNMKALAPRHHFTVGINDDVSRLSLEVGPNLDVTPEGTVQCKFWGLGSDGTVGANKQAIKIIGDKTDMFAQGYFAYDSKKSGGITVSHLRFGDNPIKSTYLVEISDFIACHNPSYVKLYDLLDGIRADGTFLLNTSMGLEELEAELPAKLRRKIAENNLKFYTIDAVKIAGAVGLGGRINMIMQTAFFKLAKVIPFADAVAYLKESIKAAYGKKGDKIVNMNNSAVDEAEANINEIKYPESWATAVDAQDEEVFEPEFITNVVNPILAQKGDKLPVSAFSPDGRFPMGTSRFEKRGVAILVPEWIKENCIQCNQCSFVCPHSALRAVLVNEEEKSIAPDSFETVEAKGKGFDGLQYRMQVNSLDCQGCGNCADICPAKEKALVMKPIASQTEVQVPNYDFSEIVSFKDDILPRTTVKGSQFQQSLMEFSGACAGCGETPYAKVLTQLFGERMIIANATGCSSIWAASAPSTAYCENMEGHGPAWGNSLFEDAAEYGFGMEMAVSNRRNRLVVLMKQAMEGDISSDLREAMTGWIENKDDAQKSLEYGDKLRDFLAVEADCSDLLCEIEEQEDIFTKKSVWCFGGDGWAYDIGFGGLDHVLASGKDINVLVMDTEVYSNTGGQASKATPLGSIAKFAAGGKLTAKKDLGRMMMTYGYVYVASVSMGANKNQVMKAFLEAESYPGPSLVIAYAPCINQGIKKGMGKTQYEGKLAVDSGYWPLYRFDPRRAENGENPLILEYKNPDGTLQEFLSGENRYAMLERMMPETSKTLRSGIEKDCLQRYKLLKQLSELDYSFDEPAE
- a CDS encoding ATP-dependent zinc protease, translating into MKRPETVYGRTIIGWREWASFPELGIPAIKAKVDTGAKTSCLHSFQQEIFEREGNRWIRFGIHPAQRRRDIELFCEAPVVDIRRVTNSGGGVEKRTVIMTPITMGHRTWNIEVTLTNRDTMKFRMLLGRTAMTQIFVVDPHRSYILGKDLAAVHKKKSVSGE